In the genome of Candidatus Hydrogenedentota bacterium, the window CGAGGGCTGACGCGGTGTCTGGCGACGCCCGTCCTCCCCTTGTTACGCTGACCACGGACTTCGGCACCCGCGACCCGTGGGTCGCGGCCATGAAGGGCGTGATCCACCGCATCAATCCGGCGGCGCGTATCGAGGACCTCACCCACGGCATCGGCGCGCAGAATGTCCTGGAAGGGGCGCTGTTCCTGGCGGGCGCCGTCCCGTACTTTCCCGAGGGCGTTATCCATGTCGTGGTCGTGGATCCGGGCGTTGGTTCCGACCGCAAGCCGCTGATCGCCGAATGCGCCGGACAGACGCTGGTGCTGCCCGATAATGGACTGCTCACGCTGCTTGACCGGCGGAGCACGGTTACGCGCGCGCACGTCATTGAGAATCCCGCGTTCACGCTGCGCGATCCGAGTGCGACCTTCCATGGGCGCGATATCTTTGCCCCCGCCGCGGCCCACGCTTCGCTTGGCCGCCCGCTGGAGGAATTCGGCCCGGAAGCGGGCGATCCGCGGCGCATTGACATCCCCGAACCGCACACGGACGCGGAGGGCCAGATCCACGGCGTGATCATCCATCTGGACCGCTTCGGAAACTGCATCACGAACATCGGCCGCGACATGGCGCCGGAGGAGTCGGACTACCGCGTGCAGGTCGCCGCGAAAACGCTACCGCGCATTCACCGTACCTACGGCGATGTGCCGCCGGGCGCGCTGGTTGCGCTCTTTGGCAGCTCGGGTTATCTGGAGATCGCGGTGTCGATGGAGAGCGCGGCGCGCGCGCTGCAACTGCGGCCCGGCGCGCCGGTGACGCTGTACCGTCCCTGACGCGGGGGCGCAGAACCACGGGAGGCTGACATGCGGGTTATCATCACGGGCGCAAGCAAGGGCATTGGCCGGGGAATCGCCACCCGGCTCGCGGAGGCGGGCCATCAACTCGGCCTGCTGGCGAGGTCCGCGCCGGAGCTGAACTGCCTGCGGGAGGAACTGCCGGCGCACGGCGGCCCCCATGCCGTGGCGCCCTGCGATATTCGCGATCATGCCGCGACGGCCGCCGCCATGGACGCGCTCCTGGCGGAATTGGGCGGCGTGGACGCGCTCATCAACAACGCCGGCCTCGTGATACGCAAGAGCTGCTTTGAACTGAGCCTCGACGAATGGAACGCGCTGGTCGAGACGAACGTCAACGGCCTCTTTTACGCCACCCGGGCCGTACTGGGCCCCATGCGCGAGCAGGGCTTCGGCCACCTCATCAACATCTCCTCCATCTCCGGGAAGTTTCCCCTGGCGGGCGGCAGCGCCTATGCGGCGACCAAGTACGCCTGCACCGGCTTCTCGCAGTCCCTGTTTCAGGAGGTGCGCGACTACGGCATCAAGGTCACCACGATTTTTCCGGGGTCCGTAGATTCCGCCTCGCACCGGCACGACCCCGGAGCCGATCACGGTTGGAAAGTCACGCCGGAGGAAGTCGGACAGGCCTGCCTGGACGTCTTGAACACGCGCCAGGGCAACTGCGTCAGCGAGGTGGAGATCCGTCCCCTCGCGCGGCCGCCGAGGACCTGAGCCGATGGCCTGGGACGCCGGATTGCTCCGTCTGGGGACGTGCAGCTGGACCGCGAAGGGCTGGGAGGAGGCCTTCTACCCGCCGGGCGTGAAGGCGGCGGACTATATCGCGCACTATGCGGAGCGATTTTCGACGGTGGAGATCGACGCGAGCTTCTACGGCGTGCCGCGCGACACGACCCTGATGAAATGGCAAGACGCGACCCCGCCGGGTTTCCTCTTCGCCGCCAAGGCCCCGAAGGAAATCACGCACGATCGCTTTCTCGTGGGGTGCGAGCCCGCACTGAAGCATTTTCTCACCGCCATGGAAATCCTGGGGGACAAGTGCGGGCCGCTGCTCTTCCAGTTTCCGTACTTCGCCCAGCGGACCGGCGTGGATATCAACCTGTTTCTTGAAAAGCTGGCGCTATTCCTGCCGTTGCTGCCGGAAAGCGGCTTTCAGTTCGCGGTCGAAGTGCGCAACAAGGCCTGGATCAGCGCGCCGCTGCTCGATCTCCTCGGGACGCACAACATTGCGCTCGCGCTGATTGACCACCCCTGGATGAGCCGTCCGAACATGTTGTTCCGACAGATTGATCTGCACACCGCGCCGTTCCTCTACATCCGCTGGCTCGGGGACCGCTACGCGATCGAAAAAAAGACCAAGGTGTGGAAGGAAGTCGTTGTAAACCGCGACGAAGGCACGGGCGAGTGGATCCCCCCGATCCAGGCCGCCCTGGAGCGGCAATTGCGCGTCTACGGCTACGTCAACAACCACTACGGCGGCTACGCGCCCCACGATGTCGCCGTGCTCGAATCGGCCCTCGAACCCCACCTGCCCCGGCGCGTTTGATCCCTTTCACAAACATCGCCGGATCGCATCGGAGCCCCGCCGTGCGCTACCATGGCGGCCCCCTGCAACCAAAGGAAGTTACACCCTTGCACAACGGACTCTTTGTCACCGGCACGTCCACGGATGTCGGCAAGACCCTCGTCACCGCCGGTATCTTGCGCGCGCTGCGGCGCCGCGGGCTCGATATCGTCACCATGAAACCTGTGCAGACGGGCGGCCTGCCCGGGCCGGATGGCCTCCTGGCGCCCGACCTGGAAGCGCACCTGAAGGCGGCGGGCATGGCAATCACGCCCGAGCAGCGCGCCCTCATGAGCCCGTATGTCTACGAGCTGGCCTGCTCGCCCCACCTCGCCGGGCGCATGGCCGGGGCCTATCCCAGCATCGAGCACTGCTGCGCCTGCGCGCGCCAGCTCGGGGAAACGCACCAGGGCGTGCTTATCGAGGGCGCGGGCGGCCTGCTCGTGCCGCTGGATGAGGACGA includes:
- a CDS encoding SAM-dependent chlorinase/fluorinase, which codes for MSGDARPPLVTLTTDFGTRDPWVAAMKGVIHRINPAARIEDLTHGIGAQNVLEGALFLAGAVPYFPEGVIHVVVVDPGVGSDRKPLIAECAGQTLVLPDNGLLTLLDRRSTVTRAHVIENPAFTLRDPSATFHGRDIFAPAAAHASLGRPLEEFGPEAGDPRRIDIPEPHTDAEGQIHGVIIHLDRFGNCITNIGRDMAPEESDYRVQVAAKTLPRIHRTYGDVPPGALVALFGSSGYLEIAVSMESAARALQLRPGAPVTLYRP
- a CDS encoding SDR family NAD(P)-dependent oxidoreductase, with amino-acid sequence MRVIITGASKGIGRGIATRLAEAGHQLGLLARSAPELNCLREELPAHGGPHAVAPCDIRDHAATAAAMDALLAELGGVDALINNAGLVIRKSCFELSLDEWNALVETNVNGLFYATRAVLGPMREQGFGHLINISSISGKFPLAGGSAYAATKYACTGFSQSLFQEVRDYGIKVTTIFPGSVDSASHRHDPGADHGWKVTPEEVGQACLDVLNTRQGNCVSEVEIRPLARPPRT
- a CDS encoding DUF72 domain-containing protein, with the translated sequence MAWDAGLLRLGTCSWTAKGWEEAFYPPGVKAADYIAHYAERFSTVEIDASFYGVPRDTTLMKWQDATPPGFLFAAKAPKEITHDRFLVGCEPALKHFLTAMEILGDKCGPLLFQFPYFAQRTGVDINLFLEKLALFLPLLPESGFQFAVEVRNKAWISAPLLDLLGTHNIALALIDHPWMSRPNMLFRQIDLHTAPFLYIRWLGDRYAIEKKTKVWKEVVVNRDEGTGEWIPPIQAALERQLRVYGYVNNHYGGYAPHDVAVLESALEPHLPRRV
- the bioD gene encoding dethiobiotin synthase, whose protein sequence is MHNGLFVTGTSTDVGKTLVTAGILRALRRRGLDIVTMKPVQTGGLPGPDGLLAPDLEAHLKAAGMAITPEQRALMSPYVYELACSPHLAGRMAGAYPSIEHCCACARQLGETHQGVLIEGAGGLLVPLDEDETLLSLIIQLQVPVLIVAHIGLGTVNHCLLTIDALREAEVPIAGVVFNAAAPVAGEDFIARDNPDTVARFGGVEVLGNIPWLGDLEADGAWERFEEGLSGLHIIEHYFQG